GAACTGATTGCATTCTGAACCAAAAAATGAACTTTTATTGGATTAGGTTGTCAGTAGGTGATTTATAATCTTATCTCTTGCCCATCTTTGACTTGGGCCGGAAGGTGTTTACCCCACACTTCCTGCAGTGGACTTTCTTGAGCCGGACTGCAAGGGGGTTTGCTCTCTGCTTGCTTTTGCATCTCAGGCAAACAAATACATTTTCAAACAGCCGGTGATATACCGGGCCTGTGACTTTCTTTCCCATAAGAGAGTTATTCTAAATAATTTAAACCCTCCCGTCTGAAAGATTTGAAGTATGTGCGCAAAAGGGGCTTTTTGGGGCTAATAGACGTACCCGAGTATGATTCCGCCCTGGCTTCCCTCTATTTCCCTTTCGGTTGTCACCCCGTCTTTAGGGGTTGAAACAAGAAGATGGCCTACATTTTCGCCTGGAAGGAACCTGAACTTGAATTTCACGATTTCGCTTTTCTTGAACGCAATCCTGGGCTTGACGACCTTGAGCTCATTGATTTTTCCGTTTAGCTTGACCTTGAAGCTGTGGTAGTTGTTCTCTGGCAGGACTTCATAGCCCTTTATGTAGCCCTTTGCCTTAAGCACCTCAAGAATGTTCTTTATGAGGTTGCTGCTGCTGATAAGGGTCTCACTTTTACCAACCGCTTCGGCGTTCTTTATTGCCGAAAATGCGTCTGCAAGCAAGTCATGTCTCATAAATAGAGTGCTGAAAATAACTTAAATCTCACTTGCCCCTGAGGAGTTAAGTGGTTGCCCGAAGAACTTGTGTCTTTTAATAAAAAGGCGGATTTTGCAGACATATATTTTTGATTTCTGTTGTAGATTATGCCTTGTGGAAAAAAGAGAAAGAAGGGTAAGATTAAGACACATAAGCTCAAAAAGAGGAGAAAGTCCCAAAGACACAAGAAATAAGGGCTTGTTCTTTTTGGTTTGTTCTTTAGAGTGGGTTTTAAACATAGTGGTTTTGGAAGGGTAGGTAGTCCAGGAAGTGCCTGCTTTTTTATAGGTAGAGTATTTTATGAAACAGGCAGCAGATGTAATGGTGGTTGATAATCAGGGTTGCTGTCTTCTGCTTAAGCGCTCCTTGCATGCGCAGTATTCTCCAGGTCTATGGGGCTTTCCAGGAGGAAAAGTCGATGGCGGGGAAACGCCTTACCTTGCGTCAGTAAGGGAGCTTGGGGAGGAAACGGGAATAGAAGCAATCCCTCAAAAAGAGCCGTTTGCTATATGCTACTATCCCGAAAACAAGAAGGAAGGGGCAATTTTGGAAGTTTTTGTCTACAAAGTAATGCTATCCGGGCGGCCTGAAGTAAAGCTCTCTTCTGAGCATACAGCATATATCTGGTCTCCTCTGGAGGATTTGCCCGGCCCCGAGGAGATGATACTTTGCACAAGAGAAGCTTTCCGGAAGATTTTGGGCGGCTTGGCCCAAACTTAACGGCAATTGCCGATATCACGCTAAACTTTAAATACTTTTCGCGTAAAACCACCTTATGCAATTTGTCGCGGGTAAAGGTTGGAACACTAAGCCAATTTTTACATTGAGATGCTAATCCCGCGCACC
The sequence above is drawn from the Candidatus Aenigmatarchaeota archaeon genome and encodes:
- the rpsH gene encoding 30S ribosomal protein S8; the encoded protein is MRHDLLADAFSAIKNAEAVGKSETLISSSNLIKNILEVLKAKGYIKGYEVLPENNYHSFKVKLNGKINELKVVKPRIAFKKSEIVKFKFRFLPGENVGHLLVSTPKDGVTTEREIEGSQGGIILGYVY
- a CDS encoding NUDIX hydrolase; the protein is MKQAADVMVVDNQGCCLLLKRSLHAQYSPGLWGFPGGKVDGGETPYLASVRELGEETGIEAIPQKEPFAICYYPENKKEGAILEVFVYKVMLSGRPEVKLSSEHTAYIWSPLEDLPGPEEMILCTREAFRKILGGLAQT